Proteins encoded by one window of Lycium barbarum isolate Lr01 chromosome 11, ASM1917538v2, whole genome shotgun sequence:
- the LOC132618866 gene encoding basic leucine zipper 61-like, whose product MAHLPPRAPNMTQNWPDFSHHQKNIEKTTTTISHHHNPSWVDEFLDFSSAKRGSHRRSISDSIAFLEAPMVDECRIRLSSSGTRTTSAEFERFDDEQLMSMFNDDIANNSVEHNSTNPSSPSDHNSINEGKKMNVSTHEQKQIQEQQQLKTEPEEVESSCKSDDEQNAADLNPTADNSSEKIVDPKRIKRILANRQSAQRSRVRKLQYISELERSVTTLQAEVSVLSPRVAFLDHQRLVLNVDNSVLKQRIAALAQDKIFKDAHQEALKREIERLREVYYQQNLKKMENDQPTKTQPAAADANDSEKKEQLVN is encoded by the exons ATGGCACATTTACCTCCTAGAGCACCAAACATGACCCAAAATTGGCCTGATTTTTCACATCATCAAAAGAATATAGAAAAAACAACCACCACCATCAGTCACCACCACAACCCGTCATGGGTAGACGAATTCCTCGACTTCTCATCTGCGAAACGAGGGTCTCATCGGAGATCCATAAGCGATTCCATCGCGTTTCTTGAAGCTCCAATGGTTGACGAATGCCGAATAAGGTTGTCAAGTTCAGGAACAAGGACAACAAGTGCTGAATTCGAGAGATTTGATGATGAACAACTTATGTCAATGTTTAATGACGACATTGCGAATAATTCTGTTGAACACAACTCCACCAATCCTTCGTCGCCTTCGGACCATAACAGCATTAATGAAGGTAAGAAAATGAATGTGTCTACTCATGAGCAGAAGCAAATTCAGGAGCAACAGCAGCTTAAGACTGAACCTGAAGAAGTTGAAAGCTCATGCAAGTCTGATGATGAACAAAATGCTGCTGATCTGAATCCAACTGCTGATAATTCTAGCGAAAAAATCGTTGATCCGAAGAGAATCAAAAG GATCTTGGCAAACAGACAATCGGCACAAAGGTCACGGGTGAGGAAATTACAGTACATATCGGAGCTAGAACGTAGCGTTACTACACTTCAA GCTGAAGTTTCAGTATTGTCACCAAGAGTTGCATTTCTGGACCACCAACGTCTGGTTCTAAATGTTGACAATAGTGTCCTCAAGCAAAGAATCGCAGCTCTTGCCCAAGATAAAATTTTTAAAGATG ctCATCAAGAAGCCTTGAAGAGAGAAATAGAGAGGCTGAGGGAAGTTTATTACCAACAGAACctaaagaagatggaaaatgatcAGCCAACAAAGACACAACCAGCAGCTGCTGATGCTAATGACTCTGAGAAGAAAGAACAGCTCGTCAACTGA